The Pseudoalteromonas translucida KMM 520 genome segment GATAATAAAATTAAAAACGCGAATGGTAAAATCCAAAAACTCCAGTTATTCATTCGCGGTAAGGCCATATCAGGCGCGCCAATCATTAATGGCACCATCCAGTTAGCCAAGCCAGTAAATGCCGGCATAACAGCACCAAATACCATAATCAACCCATGCACTGTGGTCATTTGATTAAAAAAGTGAGGATCGACTAATTGTAATCCTGGCTGAAATAACTCAGCGCGGATCACCATAGCCATAGCTCCACCAATAAAAAACATAGTCAGCGAGAAAATTAAGTACAAGCTGCCTATATCTTTATGATTAGTGGTATATAACCAACGCTTAAAGCCTTTAGCAGGATGATGAGCGTGGTGAGCTTCATTAATGTCAGGTTGTTCTACTATGCTACTCATTAGTTCGCCTCCCCGTCGGCATCAAGTGCTGCCTGTATTTCACTTGGTTGAATTACATCACCGGTATCATTACCCCATGCATTACGCTTATAAGTAATTACCGCTGCTAATTGCTTTATAGAGAGCTGTTTAGCAAAGGCTTGCATGGCTGTGCCGGGGCGTCCGTGAATAACAATGTCAATGTGATCTTTTATGTCGCCAAGCACTATCGGGCTGCCTTTAAGCGCAGGAAAAACACCTGGTAAACCTAGTCCTGTGGGCTGATGACATGCAGCACAATTGGCCATATACACTTGCTCACCCAAAGTCATTAACTCTTCTTTAGGGAGTGTTTGATCAAGTAATGCGGCATCTGCTGCTGCAGCTTTTTGCTTTGCTTGTTTAGCATCTGCTAGCCAAACTTTAAAATCGGCCTCTGACTTAGCCTCTACTACCACAGGCATAAAGCCATGATCTTTACCGCATAGCTCAGCACACTGACCGCGATAAATACCGACTTCGTTTATGTTGGTCCACGTTTCGTTAATAAACCCCGGGTTTGCATCTTTTTTAATAGCAAAATCGGGCACCCACCAAGAATGAATAACATCGTCGGAGGTCATTAAAAAGCGTACTTTTTTATTAATCGGTAATACCAGAGGCTTATCTACCTCAAGTAAATAGTTGGGGTTTTTATCGGCTAGGTTGGCAATTTCATTTTGCGGTGTGGCAAGTATTGAGTAAAACTCAACATCTTCCCCCATATATTCGTAATGCCATTTCCACTGTGAACCAGTTACTTTAATAGTGATATCCGCTTTACTGGCATCTTCCATCGCTATTAATGTTTTAGTTGCGGGGACTGCCATTGCTATTAAAATAACAAATGGAATTGCTGTCCAGAGTATTTCTACTTTGGTACTTTCGTGAAATTGAGCAGCAACTGCTCCTTTAGATTTACGATGATGAATAAGTGCCCAAAACATAACGGCAAATACAATCACGCCTATTACACAGCATATTAAAAATATGGTCATGTGTAGTTGATAAACATTATTACTTATATCGGTTACGCCTTTGCGCATATTATATTGGCTATTTGCCAATGCTAGCTGCGGAAAAACAAACAATATAAGCCACAAGGTAGAGCTCAATTTACCCATGTGACAGCTCCTTTAATACTGTTGCGAGTGCAAAACAAAAAGACATAAGCTTTAAATGCCAATTTGTTATTTTTTATTTTTGTATTGCTGCCGGATATATAAATATGTGTTCTCAAAACTAAAAGCTGTGAGTTATTGTTAGTCCAGCCCATTAACAATTAGTTAATAATTGAACAACTAGCAAGTTTTAGTTTGAAAAATAATCAAATAATATTAGAGGATTAGCGTAAATATGAGGGTTATTTAATTTTTTTCTAAGCAGGAAGTGAGCAACAGCAAGGGTTACAAATAAAAAGACAGCAAAAACGAGTATTAAATACTTAAATGATAAAAAACATAAACTTAATATAATTTTGTCATTGCAGCGGAGTTTTCACAAAAAAATGGCAAAAAAAAGCGCACTAAAAAGTGCGCGTTAATCATCTGAGCTATTAAATTATACCGCTATTTTGCATAGCTATAACAACTTAATTGTTACATCCAGTCAGCGTTGCGAATAACCCCAACGGCTAAGCCTTCAATATTAAAAGATTCGTTTTCAAGATCCACTTCTATCGACGAAAATTCTTTATTTTCAGCATGCAGTAATACTTTTCGACCTGCTTTTTCTAAGCGCTTTACCGTTACATCGTCATCAACGCGGGCAACAATAACTTGGCCATTTTCGGCAACTTGAGTGCGATGAACAGCCAGTAAATCACCATCCATAATACCAATATCTCGCATGCTCATACCATTTACACGCAATAAAAAATCGGCAGGCGGTTTAAACATTAGCGGGTCAATTTTACAATGGCTCTCAACATGTTGTTGCGCCAAAATAGGTTCACCGGCAGCTACGCGGCCAATTAATGGTAAACCAAGTTGTTCTGGTTCATCTTCTTCAATAAGTTGAATACCACGGCTAGCGCCTGGCTTCATTTTAATAGCGCCTTTTTTAGCCAGCGCTTTTAAATGCTCTTCTGCGGCATTAGCACTTTTAAAGCCTAATGTTTGTGCAATTTCTGCGCGTGTAGGAGGCATACCAGTGTCTTTAATAAACACTTTAATAAGTTCGAGTATTTGCGCTTGGCGGTTAGTTAATGGTCGCATACAACTGGTTTTCCATACAGTACATTTAACTGTGAGTATATACAGTTATCTGAAAATCGCAAATTTAAATTACTCCCCGCCTTTGCTGCCAAAGGTGGCATTGGTCTAAGCTTAAAATAACCAAGTAAATTACAGATAAAATTAAGCAGATCTCGGCAGTGTTAGTTTTACGTTACATTAATTGTAATTACATGATTACTAGGTTATTGCTGTTATTAAAAAATTAGTTAACTATCGTTTTTATAACGGGCGTTAGCCTCATCAATGTGAATCAACGGAGAGTGTTATGAATATCACTGTAGCGGTAATTATCAACGGCCCTAAACGTAAAGTATGGGCAGCAATAACTGACATCGAAAACAGTACCAATATGCTGTCTGGCATTATTGATTTGAAAATAATCGAAAAGCCTCCACAGGGGTTAGTGGGCCTAAAATGGTTAGAAACGCGAAAAATGTTTGGTAAAGCGGCCTCAGAAACCATGTGGATCACAGAAGCTGTTACTAATGAATATTATTGCACTCGCGCAGAAAATTGCGGGGCAGTTTATACCACTAAGCTGTCACTTACCGCCGCCGAACCTGGCACCTGTTTAACCATGACTTTTTCTGATAGCTCTGAGTCTATTTGGGTAAAAATGATGTCTGCAGTGATGGGGGTTTTTCTTAAAAATTCGATGCGTAAAATGCTAAAAAAAGATCTCGATGAAATTAAGCACTATGTAGAAAGCAAAAAGTAGCGCTGCATTACAATGTAGTAGCTGCACTAACTTGGCTATCATATCGCCATGAAAAATCGTATTATTGGTTATCGTTTTCAATCTTTAAAGGAGTAACAATGAGTATTTGGCATCAACCTATTACTTTAGCGTTTTGTAAGCAGTTAGACCAAGGCATAAATGGCCAAGGTACACTGATGAAAACCATGGGGATTGAAATAACTGAAATTGGTGATGATTACTTAGTTGCCACTATGCCGGCAATTCCTGCGCATCATAACCCCATAGGCATGGTGCATGGCGGAGCAAACGTGGTTTTAGCCGAAAGTGTTGCCAGCTACGCGGCTAACTTTGTGGTCGACTTCACTAAATTTTATTGTGTAGGGCAAGAGATCAGTGCTAGCCATTTAAAAGCCTCGCGTAATGGCACCTTAACCGCCACCGCAAAAGCGTTTCATATTGGCAAGCGTAGCTCAGTATGGGAAATAAAAATAACGAATAGTCGCGGCGAGCTTTGCTGCGTATCAAAAATGACCGCAGCTGTAGTAGAGCGCAAAGGCTAACGCTATTTTTCTAGCGGGTAAATAGTAATTTCCATGCCTGCACCAATTGCCGATATACGTAATAAAGTATCGGCGTGCAGCGCTTGGTTAAAACATTTTGGCGAAGTGCCCGACTCAAAACCAATATCAAAGGTACGGCGCGAACAACTCAACCATTGCTTAAGTGCAGCGCGCGAGCATGACTCTACTAGCTCACATAAGTGGTTAATTGCTTTATCCGGTGAGGATATTTCGCCTGTTACTTCTATA includes the following:
- the coxB gene encoding cytochrome c oxidase subunit II, with product MGKLSSTLWLILFVFPQLALANSQYNMRKGVTDISNNVYQLHMTIFLICCVIGVIVFAVMFWALIHHRKSKGAVAAQFHESTKVEILWTAIPFVILIAMAVPATKTLIAMEDASKADITIKVTGSQWKWHYEYMGEDVEFYSILATPQNEIANLADKNPNYLLEVDKPLVLPINKKVRFLMTSDDVIHSWWVPDFAIKKDANPGFINETWTNINEVGIYRGQCAELCGKDHGFMPVVVEAKSEADFKVWLADAKQAKQKAAAADAALLDQTLPKEELMTLGEQVYMANCAACHQPTGLGLPGVFPALKGSPIVLGDIKDHIDIVIHGRPGTAMQAFAKQLSIKQLAAVITYKRNAWGNDTGDVIQPSEIQAALDADGEAN
- the lexA gene encoding transcriptional repressor LexA, which codes for MRPLTNRQAQILELIKVFIKDTGMPPTRAEIAQTLGFKSANAAEEHLKALAKKGAIKMKPGASRGIQLIEEDEPEQLGLPLIGRVAAGEPILAQQHVESHCKIDPLMFKPPADFLLRVNGMSMRDIGIMDGDLLAVHRTQVAENGQVIVARVDDDVTVKRLEKAGRKVLLHAENKEFSSIEVDLENESFNIEGLAVGVIRNADWM
- a CDS encoding PaaI family thioesterase, yielding MSIWHQPITLAFCKQLDQGINGQGTLMKTMGIEITEIGDDYLVATMPAIPAHHNPIGMVHGGANVVLAESVASYAANFVVDFTKFYCVGQEISASHLKASRNGTLTATAKAFHIGKRSSVWEIKITNSRGELCCVSKMTAAVVERKG
- a CDS encoding SRPBCC family protein — its product is MNITVAVIINGPKRKVWAAITDIENSTNMLSGIIDLKIIEKPPQGLVGLKWLETRKMFGKAASETMWITEAVTNEYYCTRAENCGAVYTTKLSLTAAEPGTCLTMTFSDSSESIWVKMMSAVMGVFLKNSMRKMLKKDLDEIKHYVESKK